The window AAACGGCTAAAAAAGCGTAAGTCGGCCTAAAACGCTATCAAAAAAGTCTAAAAACGACTAAAAATCACCAAAAATACACTTGTTTTTTAGCTTTAAAATCAGTATATTAATGTAAATGTTCTTTGATAAAATAAAAATGTGAATTGGGATGAAAATGGTTGATTTTAACAGGATTAGCCCTGTTCGCCGCGTTAAACCGGGACAAATAACCAATCAATTTATACCCTTTGTCAAGCAGATTTGATGCTGTTTTAATATAGTGCGGTGTTTAAGGTTATACAGGCCGAAAATTTAAATTGATAAGGTGGTATGATCGTATAATTTCAGACTGAATCATATCCCCATATCATGCGCGCCCCTATCAGGATGCCGCTCTAAATTGGTATCCAAAATATCCGGCTGAATGATAATATATTTCATGAGTTTATACCTTGCTTTCACAGTTTCGCGAATGCCATCTATAGCATTGTTAATTTCTACGGTGTCCAGGCCATCTTTAAATTGAATGATCAGCATCAGCAATATTTCATCCGGGGATTGGTACGTCGACATGATGTGCAGCACTTTTACTACCGATTTGTCCTTTTGCACCATTTCGCAAATGTGCTGTTTGGTTTCGGGGGAAATACCTTCGCCCATTAACAGGCTGCGGCTTTCGCGGGCTAATATGGCCGATACGGCTACAAGTATCAGCCCTACAAGAATTGAGGCGACGCCATCTAACACCGGCATTTGATAACGGTTGTTCAGGTACAGGCATATCCCAACAATCACCAATCCCATTACAGCGGCGCTGTCTTCAAATAACACCAGGAAATTAGACGGGTCTTTGCTTTTTACTACGGCTTCCCAAAAAGGGGTTTTGCCGCGTACTTCTTTAAAGTGTTTGATTGCTATCACCAGCGAGATACCCTCAAATAGTATAGACAAGCCCAACACCCAATAACTCATGGTCGGGTCGCCAAGCGGTTCGGGTTCGCGGATATGCACAATGCCCTGGTAAATAGAAATACCACCGCCCAGGCCAAATATGAGTATAGAAACAATGAACGACCAGAAGTAAAGTTCTTTACCGTAACCAAAAGGGTGTAACGCGTCGGGTTCTTTCTTCGAGCGGTGTAACCCTAATAGTAACAGCACTTCATTAACGGTATCAACCAGCGAGTGTATCGCTTCAGATATCATGGAACCGCTTTTGCCGATAGCCCCGGCAATAAACTTGGTTATCGCAATAAGCAGGTTAGCAATTAACGCCCCGTAAATGGATGTTTTAGATGATGCCATTATGCTATACTAAACAGCAATAAGCACGTTTGTTTGAAATATTTTTCATTACAGTCACCAATTAAATACAGTAATTTGCAGCAGCCAACCACCGTAAACATGGACAACAAACAACTGATCGAAAAATTCTACAGCGCCTTTGCCGCCGGCGACGCGGAAGGCATGGTAGCCTGCTATGCAGATGACATTGAGTTTGAAGACCCGGCGTTTGGCTGGCTAAAGGGGCGCGATGCTAAAAACATGTGGCGTATGTTGTCTGCAAACAACAAGGGCGTAAAAGTAACCGCCAGTAATATCGCCGCCAAAAATGAAACGGGCAGCGCCGACTGGGT of the Mucilaginibacter boryungensis genome contains:
- a CDS encoding cation diffusion facilitator family transporter, coding for MASSKTSIYGALIANLLIAITKFIAGAIGKSGSMISEAIHSLVDTVNEVLLLLGLHRSKKEPDALHPFGYGKELYFWSFIVSILIFGLGGGISIYQGIVHIREPEPLGDPTMSYWVLGLSILFEGISLVIAIKHFKEVRGKTPFWEAVVKSKDPSNFLVLFEDSAAVMGLVIVGICLYLNNRYQMPVLDGVASILVGLILVAVSAILARESRSLLMGEGISPETKQHICEMVQKDKSVVKVLHIMSTYQSPDEILLMLIIQFKDGLDTVEINNAIDGIRETVKARYKLMKYIIIQPDILDTNLERHPDRGAHDMGI